One Electrophorus electricus isolate fEleEle1 chromosome 13, fEleEle1.pri, whole genome shotgun sequence DNA segment encodes these proteins:
- the LOC113572686 gene encoding otoferlin isoform X2: protein MKRGKSRSTDGKGENEPAILETEDLDRRFSKKQDPDTISLASVTAVTTNVSNKRSKPDIKIEPSSGRPLDFQISVTVIEARQLAGCNIDPVVCVEIGDEKKYTSMKESTNCPYYNEYFVFEFNLPIDVMFDKILKLSVIHSKNILRSGTLVGIFKMDVGTLYAQPDHQFYHKWATLCDPDDITGGNKGYLKCDIAIVGKGDTIKAQLKDVESKEDEDIEGNLMLPEGIPDERLWARYYLKIYRAEGLPKMNTSIMANVKKAFIGENKDLVDPYIQVLFAGQKGKTSVQKSTYEPIWNEQIIFTEQFPPLCRRMKVQLRDSDKVNDVALGTHFIDLQKISNDGDRGFFPTLGPAWVNMYGSLRNYTLMDEYQDLNDGVGEGVSFRARLLISLAVEMIEMSSEEVVINSEVKVEGVPNIADNATGKIEEFFLFGAFLEATMIDRKIGDKPINFEVTIGNYGSEDEAPIKSQQTRKKGGNSEDSELIQAGSDDELDYSEDLMSVSSTPVMKPFITDRNYFHLPYFENKPCIYLKSCWQDQRRRLYNVNIIENIAEKMEDGLNDVQEIIKTEKAFPERRLRGVLEELSSGCSNFLNLANKDQNLAGVTKLDRERLKLLMWEMENMSQQAKSMRTQVKKKTVKDKVKEAHDFLQKLRFLADEPQHSIPHIFIWMISNGKRIAYAKVPSQDILFSDTPEECGKDCAKVKTIFFKLPGKKSFGPAGWTVQGKTEVYLWLGLNKQRKDFLSGLPNGFEEKKSGKGPGAPPISLTYMMKQVFQLRVHIYQARSLFAADFSGLSDPFARIFFSCHSQVTEIISETLCPTWDQLLVFDNVELYGEASELRDDPPIIVIELYDQDAVGKADFMGRTFAKPVTKMFDEHYGPPRFPPQLEYYQIFRGNCTAGELLAAFELLQIGPGGKADLPPIDGPTDMDRGPILPVPIGIRPVLSRYRIEVLFWGLRDLKRVNLSQVDRPRVDIECAGKGIQSSVIQNFRKNPNFATLVKWFEVDLPENEFFHPPLNIRVVDCRAFGRFAMVGSHAVTSLRKFIYRPPDKTVNNWSAMEEIVIHTGDPVVKKMETVVKLDSASDAVVKVDMDDDNEKGKKKQNNDEDAEEETLDQTMLDWWSKYFASIETLKESLKKQEGQKADEEQIDLDSDGNDIRKTDDNNYYMKGNKKKKGKAKDKNKAPRTDSEPEKKKQKMDELKVYNKELENDFDNFEDWLHSFNLYRGKAGDQEEQNEADEDRIVGKFKGSLCVYKLPLLDEMGRDLNHDSTMGMFQNIPPNEPINVLVRIYIIRATDLHPSDINGKADPYIAIKLGKTEIKDKENYVSKQLNPVFGKSIDIEATFPVDSTLTVSIYDWDLVGIDELIGETKIDLENRFYSKHRPTCGIPSTYSIYGYNVWRDPMKPKQILAKLCKDGKLDPPQYGPGGRVKVANRVYTGPTEIEDENGLKKPTEEHLALAVLNHWEGIPKVGCKLVPEHVETRPLWNCQRSAIEQGRVEIWVDMFPKNQPAPGPPVDISPRKPKKFELRVIVWNTDEVILEDDDIFTGEKSSDIFVRGWLKGQQEDKQDTDVHYHSLTGEGNFNWRFIYPFEYLIAEEKIVISKKETMFSWDETEYKIPARLNLQIWDCDHFSADDFLGAIELELNKFVRGAKTAKLCSIDMILKENEMPKVNIFKIKRIKGWWPLVARGEDDEIEITGKVEAELHLLTAEEAEKNPVGEGRNDPEPLEKPNRPDTTFLWFISPLKAVRYLICNTYKWLIIKIVVVLLILAMLALFIYSMPGYMVKKLLGA from the exons ATGAAGCGTGGAAAGTCTCGTTCCACTGATGGAAAAGGTGAGA ATGAGCCAGCCATCCTGGAAACAGAAGACTTGGACAGAAGGTTTAGCAAAAAACAAGATCCTGACACAATCTCACTGGCCTCTGTTACTGCTGTAACTACCAATGTCTCTAACAAAAG ATCAAAGCCTGATATCAAGATTGAACCTAGTTCTGGAAGGCCATTGGATTTCCAA ATTAGTGTTACTGTTATAGAGGCCCGACAGCTGGCAGGGTGTAACATAGATCCAGTGGTCTGTGTGGAAATTGGTGATGAGAAGAAGTATACATCAATGAAGGAATCAACCAACTGTCCTTACTACAATGAG TACTTTGTCTTTGAGTTCAATCTCCCTATTGACGTCATGTTTGACAAGATTCTGAAGCTATCGGtaa TCCACTCCAAAAATATCCTGCGAAGTGGCACATTGGTTGGAATTTTCAAGATGGATGTAGGAACACTTTATGCTCAACCTG ACCATCAGTTTTACCACAAGTGGGCTACCCTCTGCGATCCTGATGACATCACTGGAGGGAATAAAGGCTACCTCAAGTGTGACATTGCAATAGTGGGAAAGGGCGACACTATCAAAGCTCAACTTAAAGACGTCGAATCCAAAGAGGATGAAGACATTGAggg AAATCTTATGCTACCAGAGGGTATCCCTGATGAACGACTGTGGGCACGATACTATTTGAAAATCTACAGAGCAGAAGGATTACCTAAGATGAACACCAGTATTATGGCCAATGTGAAGAAGGCTTTCATTGGAGAAAATAAAGACCTTGTGGATCCATATATACAGGTGCTATTTGCTGGTCAAAAG GGCAAAACCTCAGTGCAGAAGAGCACTTATGAACCAATCTGGAATGAGCAGATAATTTTCACTGAACAGTTTCCACCACTGTGCAGGCGTATGAAGGTCCAGCTTCGTGACTCAGATAAAGTAAATGATGTGGCACTTGGAACACATTTCATAGACCTGCAAAAGATCTCTAATGATGGAGACAGGG GCTTTTTCCCAACTCTCGGCCCGGCCTGGGTGAACATGTATGGGTCGCTACGGAACTACACCCTGATGGACGAGTATCAGGATCTGAACGATGGCGTGGGAGAGGGGGTCTCATTCCGTGCCCGCCTGTTGATTAGTCTGGCTGTGGAGATGATAGAAATGTCCAGTGAAGAAGTTGTGATAAACTCTGAGGTGAAGGTGGAGGGGGTGCCCAACATTGCTGAT AATGCCACTGGGAAGATAGAGGAGTTTTTTCTATTTGGAGCATTTCTTGAAGCAACCATGATTGACAGAAAGATTGGTGACAAGCCCATAAACTTTGAAGTCACAATAG GAAATTATGGAAGTGAGGATGAAGCCCCAATCAAATCACAACAAACACGGAAGAAAGGAGGCAATTCAGAAGATTCTGAGCTCATCCAAGCCGGCAGTGATGATGAACTGGATTATAGTGAAGATCTAATGTCAGTGTCTTCTACCCCAGTAATGAAACCATTCATCACTGACAG GAATTACTTCCACCTCccatattttgaaaataagCCCTGCATCTATCTCAAGAGCTGCTGGCAAGACCAGAGAAGAAGACTATACAATGTTAACATAATAGAAAATATTGCAGAAAAAATG GAAGACGGGCTGAACGACGTTCAGGAGATCATAAAAACTGAGAAAGCTTTTCCGGAGCGTCGCCTCCGCGGAGTTCTAGAGGAACTAAGCAGTGGCTGCAG TAATTTTCTAAATCTGGCAAACAAGGACCAAAACCTGGCAGGGGTAACTAAGCTGGATCGAGAAAGGCTGAAACTCTTAATGTGGGAGATG GAAAACATGAGCCAACAAGCGAAATCAATGCGAActcaagtgaaaaaaaaaacagtaaaggaTAAAGTGAAAGAGGCACATGACTTCCTCCAGAAGCTGAGATTCTTGGCTGATGAG CCTCAGCACAGCATTCCACATATTTTCATATGGATGATCAGCAATGGAAAACGCATTGCATATGCAAAAGTGCCATCCCAAGACATCCTTTTCTCTGATACACCTGAAGAGTGTGGAAAAGACTGTGCAAAAGTCAAGACAATTTTTTTCAAG CTTCCTGGCAAAAAGAGTTTTGGGCCAGCAGGCTGGACAGTGCAAGGGAAGACAGAAGTGTATCTCTGGCTGGGCTTGAACAAGCAGCGCAAGGACTTCTTGAGTGGGCTACCAAATGGATTTGAGGAGAAGAAGAGTGGCAAGGGGCCTGGCGCGCCACCAATCAGCCTCACCTACATGA TGAAGCAGGTCTTCCAGCTGAGAGTGCACATTTACCAGGCAAGAAGTCTGTTTGCAGCTGATTTCTCAGGCCTGTCAGACCCTTTTGCCAGAATCTTCTTCTCTTGTCACAGCCAGGTGACAGAG ATTATAAGCGAAACCCTCTGCCCAACATGGGATCAGCTTCTAGTCTTTGACAATGTCGAGCTATATGGTGAGGCCAGTGAACTGAGGGATGACCCTCCCATTATTGTCATTGAGCTCTATGACCAGGATGCAGTG GGCAAAGCTGACTTTATGGGCAGAACATTTGCAAAGCCAGTAACTAAAATGTTTGATGAGCATTATGGGCCACCACGCTTCCCTCCTCAGCTGGAGTACTACCAGATCTTCCGTGGGAACTGCACTGCTGGTGAACTGCTAGCTGCTTTTGAACTGCTGCAG ATTGGTCCAGGTGGTAAGGCCGACCTGCCTCCCATAGATGGACCTACAGATATGGACCGTGGTCCAATCCTCCCAGTTCCGATTGGTATTAGACCAGTACTTAGCAGATATCGCATTGAG GTTTTGTTCTGGGGCCTAAGAGACCTGAAGCGAGTAAACCTCTCCCAAGTTGATAGACCACGTGTGGACATCGAATGTGCTGGGAAGGGGATACAGTCATCTGTCATTCAGAACTTCAGGAAAAATCCAAACTTTGCCACTCTTGTCAAGTGGTTTGAAGTG GACCTACCAGAGAATGAGTTTTTCCATCCTCCTCTTAACATTCGAGTGGTGGACTGCAGAGCTTTTGGTCGCTTTGCTATGGTTGGCTCCCACGCAGTCACATCATTGCGCAAGTTTATTTACAGACCTCCAGACAAGACTGTCAACAACTGGTCTGCTATGG AAGAAATTGTGATCCACACAGGGGACCCTGTTGTGAAGAAGATGGAGACAGTGGTCAAACTTGACTCG GCATCTGATGCTGTTGTTAAGGTTGATATG GATGATGACAATGAAAAAGGgaagaagaagcaaaacaatGATGAGGATGCTGAAGAAGAAACTCTGGATCAGACCATGCTGGACTGGTGGTCCAAGTACTTTGCTTCCATTGAAACACTCAAGGAG AGTTTAAAAAAGCAAGAGGGGCAAAAAGCAGACGAGGAACAAATAGACTTGGACTCAGATGGTAATGATA TCAGAAAAACAGATGATAA TAATTACTATATGAAAGgtaacaagaagaagaagggaaaagCCAAGGACAAGAACAAAGCTCCACGAACGGACAGCGAGcctgagaagaaaaaacaaaaaatggatgAGCTGAAG GTGTACAACAAAGAGCTAGAGAATGACTTTGATAACTTTGAAGATTGGCTCCATAGTTTTAACCTTTATCGAGGAAAGGCTGGTGACCAAGAAGAGCAAAATGAAGCTGATGAGGACAGAATTGTTGGTAAATTCAAA GGCTCTCTATGTGTGTACAAACTGCCTTTGTTAGATGAGATGGGAAGAGACCTCAATCATGATTCCACCATGGGCATGTTCCAGAATATTCCACCAAATGAGCCAATCAATGTTTTAGTTCGGATCTATATCATAAGg GCTACGGACCTGCACCCTTCAGATATAAATGGGAAAGCAGATCCATACATTGCCATTAAACTGGGAAAAACAGAgatcaaagacaaagaaaactaCGTCTCCAAACAACTTAACCCTGTGTTTGGAAA ATCAATTGACATTGAAGCAACATTCCCAGTGGACTCCACCCTTACCGTATCCATTTATGACTGGGATTTGGTTGGCATTGATGAACTGATAGGGGAAACCAAAATTGACCTGGAGAACCGCTTCTACAGCAAGCACAGGCCTACATGTGGTATCCCATCAACCTATTCAAT CTATGGCTACAACGTATGGAGGGACCCAATGAAGCCAAAACAAATCCTAGCAAAACTTTGCAAGGATGGCAAATTAGATCCACCCCAGTATGGCCCAGGAGGAAGAGTAAAGGTGGCAAATAGAGTTTACACAGGACCCACTGAAATTGAGGATGAAAATG GGCTCAAAAAGCCAACAGAGGAGCACCTTGCTTTAGCCGTGCTTAATCATTGGGAGGGCATTCCAAAAGTGGGTTGCAAACTTGTCCCAGAGCATGTCGAGACAAGGCCTTTATGGAATTGTCAGAGATCTGCGATTGAGCAG GGAAGAGTTGAGATATGGGTGGACATGTTCCCAAAGAATCAGCCAGCTCCTGGACCTCCTGTTGATATTTCACCAAGGAAACCAAAGAA GTTTGAGCTCAGGGTGATCGTCTGGAACACAGATGAAGTTATTCTGGAGGATGACGACATATTCACAGGAGAGAAGTCAAGTGATATTTTCGTGAGAGG ATGGCTTAAAGGACAACAAGAAGACAAGCAAGACACAGATGTTCACTACCACTCCCTAACAGGAGAGGGAAACTTCAACTGGCGCTTCATTTACCCCTTTGAATACCTTATAGCTGAAGAGAAAATCGTCATCTCAAAGAAGGAAACCATGTTTTCCTGGGATGAGACTGAATACAAAATCCCTGCCCGCCTGAATCTACAAATCTGGGACTGTGATCATTTCTCTGCAGATGACTTCCTGG GTGCCATTGAACTGGAACTGAACAAATTTGTTCGCGgtgcaaaaacagcaaaactgtgCAGTATCGACATGATtctcaaagaaaatgaaatgccAAAGGTTAACATCTTCAAAATTAAAAGAATCAAGGGCTGGTGGCCACTTGTAGCCAGGGGTGAAGATGATGAGATAGAAATCACG GGGAAAGTAGAGGCAGAGCTTCACCTCCTGACAGCTGAAGAGGCTGAGAAGAATCCTGTTGGTGAAGGACGCAATGACCCCGAGCCTCTGGAGAAACCTAA CCGGCCTGACACAACCTTCCTGTGGTTCATCAGCCCACTCAAAGCAGTGCGATATCTCATCTGCAACACCTACAAGTGGCTGATCATCAAAATTGTTGTGGTTTTGCTGATATTGGCAATGCTGGCCTTGTTCATTTACAGCATGCCTGGGTACATGGTAAAGAAGCTACTTGGGGCCTAA